gtgttattttaaaatttgcttaaaatttttcaaaaataaacctataataattataactttataggtaagtacctataaatattatattaaaaaaatatatatttaaattaatgaaaacaagTAAATAAATCTGACTAGTTAGTAGAGTAAAAATTTAAAGgagcaaaataataatgtatagagtTACTTATGTAACATTGATGTGTACacaaatgtatatgtattttaagaaTAGagggaattaaaaataataaattactagttattttattaaaaataagtttagcCAAGCTAAAAGTTTAGGTGCTTCATATAAGGTATccgtttaatgttattatttaattgcttgacgaaaaaaaaatataaaaagtctGTGTTAGGATTtaatatgagttataaataaagtttttaattatatcattagtCAATGTAATGTGTGTGATTCAATCAACAACATACATATAcacagtataaaattatttaaatttttcttacaatttttttctctagATGTAACTGCTCAGGAACAAGAAGAGTTAATGATAAGAAAACTCCGACAGTGTTCAGTGCCTTTTGATTTTATGGATCCCATGGCGGAACTCAAGGGCAAGGAAATAAAGCGTGATACACTTAATGAACTGGTTGATTATGTTTCAACGTCACGGGGTGTATTGACAGAAAATATGTATCCAGAAATCATTAAAATGGTATGAAATAATACTTCTAAgaaagaatttattaaataatagtaatttatttttattgtaaaaaaatgtatacctattggaATTATATTGTAAGCAAAAAGGTTATAGTATTTTAGTCATAGCCCATAAGtagctatatacatatatatatatataatatatatatattgtggttTTCTATCATCAATTATGTAATTAAGCTCTtgaatgttatgttttttttcaatatcagctaattaattttctaaattactaatactaattactaattactaatagtTAACATGTAGGGGTTcatacttgtattatattattgtatcatgaCTTGGGTTAATAGTGCAAATTATTCATTGGTGATTAACAGAAATTAAATTTGCACTAGAGTCCGTTAAAAATTTGGTTTCaacaatttaagaatatttattttatgtgattACACTTTTCAatcaatctaaaataattttaacctttGGTTTACTATAAACCACTcgattttttagaaatttcacCACGTgcgtaacattttattttatacctaatttgATAAGGagtgaatattttgataacGCATTTTACAACGATTATTTACATTACATTAACAATGAAATTTACCATCTATgttaacttttatataatattaaatttcaacatttttaaggacatagttcatatttaaaaatgatcatattttaaatcatatgcTGATAGTTCTAAGTCTGTATTATGAGTAGACTacagataaataattttcaacgaGATTTTTGTCACTACTTGATTTGCCACTTCAAATATAAGTAACCTTGTTAGTTTTTTTCAGACATAATTAAATTAGTCTTATCAAAAGTGTCcatgttgaatattattacaaaatgaaGCATACAAAAACCTGAatactattatgtatgtaaaataaataatttctaaattcaGATTTCCCCTGAAACATTTATCCATAGTGGtgacattaatataatagtattgagttataattatattagaaatatctACAAGCTTTATTTAGGAAGGTctactaaataaaaattgttaattacaAACTGGTCAGGAATAATTATTTACCCTACACTCCACATAGTCAAAGGCTTAAGGAGATAATTTGGTTAAAACTACACTATGGACCCGGTATATGATAAACTCACCAATCACTGAACATTTTAACTGAAATTAATTCAGGATTTGTTGTTACAGCCATAGTTTTTTGTCagattaactattattttaacaataaaaccaTTGCGGttcctaaaaaaaatgactattatataattcattgtTTGTTTAGATTTCTTCAAATTTATTCAGAACACTGCCACCCAGTGATAATCCAGATTTTGATCCTGAAGAAGATGATCCAACATTGGAAGCATCATGGCCTCATTtaacagtaaatatatttatttattaaataatagaataGTTTCaactttgtatttattataagttaggttaagtacctataaaaataaattataaataatatttattattatatttctataggtacaccaaatttatattatatttatgtcacAAATGTTAAGATTATTCTTTTTTGCAATAGTATAAGATTGAATTAACTAAATCTTAATTGTacattgtatttaattgtataataatgttgactttttcactattttatttattctgtttaaaatttaaacggtTATGAGATtgataattgaaataaattattagccaataataatattattataataatctatagtgattaataataaatattagtttacaatgttatttatttaaagttggtaaattgaaaatgaaaagaTAAACTCAATGTTATTGTAGTTTATTTAAGTAAAGACAATACATTCTGTGTTTGAAAAaccaaagtatttttaaattcaaataatgaggtaaaataataagacattatgatatacatactaataattaataatgaagttGTTCATATATGTGACATTTATTCATCTTAAATATTGCGGAAGTTTCATAATCATTAAaccttttacatttttttcagctTGTTTATGAATTGTTTTTACGCTTTTTGGAATCGCCTGACTTTCAACCAGCCATTGGCAAGAAAGTCATTGATCAGAAATTTGTCTTGCAGGTAAAAATAACtctgatagtaaaataaatattaataatgtttaaatattttattagttattactaccaataaaaatattaagtgtaTTAAGTTTATAGCTTATTTAAACAACTTAATACTTACATATACATGTAGACATGGTAAAAATAAGGTAAGATACAGCTAGTCCTGATACTGTTTTTTATGTTCAACATTTtacagtttatatatttttaaagtgataATATTAGTGATAATACATCCTAagacattttactttttaaaatgctcatacgTGTCtcacattattttgaataattgtaaatgATTGTTTAAGTTTTGTAATTGagatttattcatacaatttaattaaaaaaaaaatatataatatttatagttcatCAACATAAGCTGTCTTaacaaaaaccatattatttactatttagtattttatttttatactcagCATACTTTAAGAGCATGACAACACAAAGAACACCACTTCCTCCACAATAGTCAGTTGATCTCACTTTTGAATACTTGTTTATACGATACAAACATtgtataaaccatattatactgTACTGTAAGTGTATAATTAGTATCGCCTCTCATTGACTCGTTGCCTGATTTTACAACAGAGTTGTaatcaaatatacaatattgtataatactatctttaaaaaatacaatataatgatgtgtttattTGGGATTTCATTATAGAGCTGTAACTAGATTTTTAGAGAACCAATCAACCAATCAAACCACCTGTTCTTAACAAATACTAAAATTTCTTTAACACTCCCCGATATAAATGATCTTAATAACATTAGCagctaatgatatttaaataataataaacctttACAAttaaacctaacctatattatgtgGATTTAAAGGAGATTTAGTTAGGTAAATTGATAATTATCAGCTATTATAacattaagaggatgctacccatgtatttgttgtctccgtcttacacacgtacgacatagcaaattttctgTCACTAGTTTCAAAAGTGTGcagttatttttgatattagagtgatttgacccattatcaattttttagataataacattatctgtgcttaagcgtttTAAAGGCTTTTATtcgctattttaattttcaagtgagatatgagcatttttaatttttgatgttTCACATATtcatatcttgcttgaaaatagaaatttttaaaaatcaccaatgcttaagcacagataatgttcttacctaaaagttttataataggtcaatttgctctagtatcaaaactaacagcacactattttAACTAGTAAACGACAATTTGCTATGCCATGCgtgtgtaagatggagacaacaaatgtgtgggtagcgtcctcttaatcagtaatcacaataagttgtatttgtgtattaaaatatttcccaTTCGTTTGAACACAAACATATTTATCTGTTGGTAATAATTTTTGTCTTTAAAATtagtacaaaattaatttgactgtCAGTTCTTTAGACcatacaaattgtatacttttataatagataaaattattattttaatattaatttaatatattacacagcTCCTTGAATTATTTGATACGGAGGACCCACGGGAGAGAGACTTCCTCAAGACTGTGTTGCATCGCATTTATGGAAAATTCCTGGGCTTGCGTGCTTTTATTCGCAAGCaaatcaacaatatatttttaaggtttgtatataatgaattatagtAAAGATAAGAGATACAAAAGattaataggtacttagtattttcaaaaaatatatttaaatatctttaattattactgtaaaattaatcaaaacacattatgtttattataggtTCATTTATGAAACGGAACATTTCAATGGTGTTGGTGAACTATTAGAAATACTAGGAAGGTAAtttacttcaatatttattattataatttacaatttatatgtaatttataagttaatataaacaaatatttttgcttTCATAAGCATTATCAATGGGTTTGCACTCCCCTTGAAGAACGAACACAAGCAGTTCCTGGTTAAAGTGCTCATACCTCTGCACAAAGTCAAATGCTTAAGTCTGTACCATGCACAATTAGCATATTGTGTAGTCCAATTTATCGAAAAGGATAGCTCTTTAACTGAATCTGTCATTCGAGGCCTACTCAAGTATTGGCCGAAAACTTGTAGCCTAAAAgaggtaatataatacataacgtTACTTcttaaagatattaaaaattaactaacatttgttattataaatatgcagttatatatttttaaaactgaagaGTTGTTGACTCCCAAACTTTTGAATAATGGAATAATTTAtggatttaaattaatgaaatactatattatagaagaagataatttattataaaatactaaataataataaatatattagtgtttttcattaataggatttttttcttattaatttacatatttaactgTGTCATAGttttttactatgtttaatttttaatttttaatttacaggtTATGTTCCTCGGTGAAATGGAAGAAATACTCGATGTTGTTGAAccattacaatttcaaaaaattgaaactcaTCTATTTAAACAAATCGCTCGTTGCGTATCCAGTGCTCATTTTCAGGCATGTATACTTTTATTGCTATAATtctattgtgtatttaatctacagtacctaatattgtatttaatctacagtacctataatatggttGTATTAGTAATGCTTTTAATAGCTTAATTTTAAtgctcaattttttttggtatagaattaggtttttaaaataaaagttttcttagttttaattatgattttgaatcttaaaattacagaaaaataatttacagttctAGTTAACATGAACAAGTATGAGCGTATAAAAGcatatacatgatataaaagCTTGAGGAGTGTAGCTATCCAGCAACAACACTCAGACGCGATAACCAACCTAGTATTTGAacatataaaattgatttgtgtatagataataaacaaaagaaataataaaaagaaatattattcagatttaataattgaaaaaaattatataagaaccaaacaaatatatacttaaatattatattaatttcgattttggtaccctggaaaaattaaaaaaagattatcAGAAGgcatattatttctaatatattattcaattatagttcTAATCCAtagacatatttattaatatgtgtatgttCTAATCCTTGGTATATAGACTAAGCAATTTATCAAgctttaattgtattttctatcatataatggtatttttcaatttagGTTGCCGAACGAGCGTTATATTTGTGGAACAACGAATACATTATGAGTCTGATAGAAGAAAATAACCAGACAATCATGCCAATCATGTTTCCAGCGTTATACCGTATCAGTAAGGAACATTGGAATCAAACCATTGTAGCATTAGTTTATAATGTACTGAAAACGTTCATGGAAATGAATAGTCAACTTTTCGACGAATTAACTGCTAATTATAAAGCAGAACgacaaaagtaaaaacttaacaatattgtgtaatattttttacaattgtgttgttgtttttttacagAGAGAAGAAAAAGGAAACTGAACGTGAAGAATTGTGGAAACGATTGGGACAACTCGAAATATCATCTAGCGGTCGTGGTAAACCATCTGCAGCATCACTAATATCAGTAGATAATAACAACAAGACTAGTAGTAACAATAGTTTGGATTCTGTACAAACAGCAGTAACAACCGCAACAGCACCAATAGCAGCGGCACCAATAGCAGCATCTCCAATTGCAGCGCAGCAACAGTAGTAGGAGTGGTAGTAgcaacgataataattatttgtcattCAATACACACATGTGTCCATGTGtatgtataatctatatatttatttatatatacaaacatacaCATGTATGCTTGTGTATTGtagttgtatacaattaaaGATCAAAAACGTTAAGATTTAATGTggtggaattttaaaataatacaatgaacGTACAATGTTGTTATCGATGCGCACATACTGCTGTGGTGTGTTTGtatgtgtacattttattttcaatagtatTTGTATGGTAATATGTGATAACATATGCTCcacattaaaattatgttttactaaaaaaatatcatttgagAGAAAGAAATTATGGAAATgctaattataatagaatatgacATACTTGAATGttctatgaatatttattttatgtgtatg
This genomic window from Metopolophium dirhodum isolate CAU chromosome 1, ASM1992520v1, whole genome shotgun sequence contains:
- the LOC132933854 gene encoding serine/threonine-protein phosphatase 2A 56 kDa regulatory subunit epsilon isoform, encoding MSNTAATASSAGSAASGGTTASTGAATTFVDRIDPFTKISVLKRKTKRSQGSSSSSRYRTCSDVELQPLPLLKDVTAQEQEELMIRKLRQCSVPFDFMDPMAELKGKEIKRDTLNELVDYVSTSRGVLTENMYPEIIKMISSNLFRTLPPSDNPDFDPEEDDPTLEASWPHLTLVYELFLRFLESPDFQPAIGKKVIDQKFVLQLLELFDTEDPRERDFLKTVLHRIYGKFLGLRAFIRKQINNIFLRFIYETEHFNGVGELLEILGSIINGFALPLKNEHKQFLVKVLIPLHKVKCLSLYHAQLAYCVVQFIEKDSSLTESVIRGLLKYWPKTCSLKEVMFLGEMEEILDVVEPLQFQKIETHLFKQIARCVSSAHFQVAERALYLWNNEYIMSLIEENNQTIMPIMFPALYRISKEHWNQTIVALVYNVLKTFMEMNSQLFDELTANYKAERQKEKKKETEREELWKRLGQLEISSSGRGKPSAASLISVDNNNKTSSNNSLDSVQTAVTTATAPIAAAPIAASPIAAQQQ